One part of the Halobacteria archaeon AArc-dxtr1 genome encodes these proteins:
- a CDS encoding DUF790 family protein gives MLTKDLLCVSRAGGSYAPQFAGREHRPLAARAIGVFQGHVDETRAALEEARTDLERGDADFKLVRGLAALLEREATFETDAPVDPVRARRAAFEAAEAVGVVTADDRAMALVRAGESLGLSADALEEALYADLAERQVLTAFDSRWDPDELVAQYNLSLAQTALFDATEVRVRSTDPKALVSAVKRLRLMYEIRKTGGRDDAELPSEREVIVTGPTRLFRSTRRYGTRFARLLRTVAAADRWRLEATIDDRGTERTMTLSDADPVAVPDTDPVADVSYDSGVEADFAGRFEALDLDWELVREPEPLATGTRVMIPDFAFEYQYSDFRLFFEIMGFWTPQYVKKKLEQLDKLEDVDMLVAVDESLGVGEEIAARDHRAIPYSGSVRLKDVAAVLREYEADLVAESAAALPDELVPEADAIDLATLAAERGVSETALEAVAFPAHERVGRTLVRPALLDELAAEIDDGMTLAEAERVLDDSGIDDASAVLSRLGYRVEWEGLSGGTVRSQ, from the coding sequence ATGCTGACCAAGGACCTCCTGTGCGTCTCTCGGGCGGGTGGGAGCTATGCCCCCCAATTCGCTGGCCGGGAGCACCGACCGCTGGCAGCGCGGGCGATCGGGGTCTTTCAGGGTCACGTGGACGAGACGCGGGCCGCGCTCGAGGAGGCCAGGACCGACCTCGAACGCGGAGACGCCGATTTCAAGCTCGTTCGCGGTCTCGCCGCCCTGCTCGAGCGCGAGGCGACCTTCGAGACCGACGCGCCGGTCGACCCGGTCCGGGCTCGCCGGGCCGCCTTCGAAGCTGCCGAGGCCGTCGGCGTCGTCACCGCGGACGACCGGGCGATGGCGCTCGTCCGCGCCGGCGAGTCCCTTGGGCTCTCGGCAGACGCCCTCGAGGAGGCGCTGTACGCCGACTTAGCGGAGCGTCAGGTGCTGACCGCGTTCGACTCGCGCTGGGATCCGGACGAGCTCGTCGCCCAGTACAACCTCTCGCTGGCCCAGACGGCACTGTTCGACGCGACGGAGGTGCGGGTGCGATCGACCGATCCGAAGGCGCTCGTCTCGGCGGTCAAGCGCCTCCGGCTGATGTACGAGATTCGGAAGACGGGGGGAAGGGATGACGCCGAACTCCCCAGCGAGCGCGAGGTGATCGTCACCGGGCCGACGCGGCTCTTCCGATCGACCAGACGCTACGGCACCCGGTTCGCGCGGCTCCTCCGGACGGTCGCGGCCGCCGACCGATGGCGCCTCGAGGCGACGATCGACGACCGCGGAACCGAGCGGACGATGACCCTCTCGGACGCGGATCCGGTGGCGGTTCCCGACACCGACCCCGTCGCCGACGTCTCCTACGACAGCGGCGTCGAGGCCGACTTCGCCGGCCGGTTCGAGGCCCTCGACTTAGACTGGGAGCTAGTGCGCGAGCCCGAACCGCTCGCGACCGGAACGCGGGTGATGATCCCCGACTTCGCTTTCGAGTACCAGTACAGCGACTTTCGACTCTTCTTCGAAATTATGGGCTTCTGGACCCCACAGTACGTCAAGAAGAAACTCGAACAGCTCGACAAGCTCGAAGACGTCGACATGCTCGTCGCGGTCGACGAGAGCCTTGGCGTCGGCGAGGAGATCGCTGCCCGCGACCACCGAGCGATCCCCTACTCGGGGTCAGTCCGGCTGAAGGACGTCGCCGCCGTCCTCCGGGAGTACGAGGCCGACCTCGTCGCCGAGAGCGCGGCGGCGCTGCCCGACGAACTCGTCCCCGAGGCTGACGCGATCGATCTCGCGACGCTCGCAGCCGAGCGCGGCGTCTCCGAGACGGCTCTCGAGGCGGTGGCGTTCCCCGCGCACGAGCGCGTCGGGCGCACCCTCGTCCGCCCTGCACTCCTCGACGAGCTGGCCGCCGAGATCGACGACGGGATGACGCTCGCCGAGGCCGAGCGCGTCCTCGACGACAGCGGAATCGACGACGCGAGCGCCGTCCTCTCTCGGCTGGGCTACCGCGTCGAGTGGGAGGGCCTTTCCGGGGGAACCGTCCGATCGCAGTAG
- a CDS encoding CHY zinc finger protein, with amino-acid sequence MDRLVGGYEVRGVQVGPETRCAHYDGERDVIALRFGCCEAFFPCHACHEAVADHEAEPWPRDRFDEPAVLCGSCGTTLTSTAYLACDHACPSCGVAFNPGCVAHYDHYFEGG; translated from the coding sequence ATGGATCGTCTCGTCGGCGGCTACGAGGTCCGCGGGGTCCAGGTTGGCCCCGAAACCCGGTGTGCGCACTACGACGGCGAGCGCGACGTGATCGCCCTTCGGTTTGGCTGCTGTGAGGCGTTTTTCCCCTGTCACGCGTGCCACGAGGCTGTTGCCGACCACGAAGCCGAACCGTGGCCCCGCGACCGGTTCGACGAACCCGCCGTACTCTGTGGCAGCTGTGGCACGACGCTTACGTCGACGGCGTACCTCGCCTGCGACCACGCGTGTCCGTCCTGTGGCGTCGCGTTCAATCCGGGCTGTGTCGCACACTACGACCACTATTTCGAGGGCGGCTAG
- a CDS encoding energy-coupling factor transporter transmembrane protein EcfT: MYRPGRTILHQLDPRTKLLGQIGFAAAAFAHTNPRALAVLTVITGLVVFAARVSPRGVLRSNRFVFPFLLAAPLIGAFTFGSPWIRLSDAVDPLLSSYRVLLVLVVSGVYLRTTAVRESQAAVARLVPGRVGRVLSLGVGLVCRFLPVLRRDLFAIRDAMTARLGDQQPIRERMRPVATTGLTRAFQRGDRLALALQTRCLSWNPTLPALQFRRIDAIPLVVSGALLLAGVLPVLPGY, from the coding sequence ATGTACAGGCCTGGCCGGACGATACTGCACCAACTCGATCCGCGGACGAAGCTGCTGGGCCAGATTGGCTTCGCTGCGGCAGCGTTTGCACACACGAATCCGCGCGCACTCGCCGTCCTCACAGTGATTACCGGCCTCGTCGTTTTCGCTGCACGGGTCTCGCCGAGGGGGGTGCTTCGGTCCAACCGGTTCGTGTTCCCGTTTCTCCTCGCAGCGCCGTTGATCGGCGCGTTCACGTTCGGCTCGCCCTGGATACGCCTGTCGGATGCAGTGGATCCGCTGCTCTCGAGCTATCGCGTCCTCCTCGTGTTGGTCGTCAGCGGTGTGTACCTCAGGACGACCGCCGTTCGCGAGTCTCAGGCGGCAGTCGCACGGCTCGTTCCCGGCCGCGTCGGTCGCGTACTCAGCCTGGGCGTCGGGCTCGTCTGTCGGTTTCTGCCCGTATTGCGTCGTGACCTGTTTGCCATCCGCGACGCGATGACGGCGCGCCTGGGCGACCAGCAGCCGATCCGTGAACGGATGCGTCCGGTTGCCACGACGGGGCTCACACGCGCCTTCCAGCGTGGGGACCGACTCGCCCTGGCACTACAGACGCGCTGTCTCTCGTGGAATCCGACGTTGCCAGCCCTGCAGTTTCGGCGAATCGATGCGATCCCGCTCGTCGTGAGTGGGGCGTTGCTCCTGGCGGGCGTGCTCCCGGTGCTACCGGGCTACTGA
- a CDS encoding biotin transporter BioY: METRTESVDVIQPDRIVNITRMALFAALMGAFAFVSFPYPLSPAPVTLQVLGVFLAGILLGPVWGAGAMVLYLLAGAVGVPVFAGRTAGFGALLGPTGGYLLSYPFAAFVIGVLVHRGLEVREYRRANLPVLVGAMIAGTVVIYAGGIAGMMIVLGLGPAEAFVTGGIVFIPAEAVKILAAIGIIRSDDLAIPA; encoded by the coding sequence ATGGAAACGCGGACCGAATCGGTCGACGTAATCCAGCCGGATCGCATCGTAAACATCACGCGAATGGCGCTGTTTGCCGCGCTCATGGGTGCGTTCGCGTTCGTCTCGTTCCCGTATCCGCTGTCGCCAGCGCCGGTCACGCTGCAGGTGCTCGGTGTCTTCCTCGCTGGAATATTGCTCGGCCCGGTGTGGGGTGCCGGTGCGATGGTCCTCTATCTGCTCGCGGGCGCGGTCGGTGTCCCGGTGTTTGCCGGCAGGACAGCCGGGTTCGGCGCGCTACTCGGGCCGACCGGCGGCTACCTGCTCTCGTACCCCTTCGCTGCGTTCGTCATCGGAGTGCTCGTCCACAGAGGTCTCGAGGTTCGCGAGTATCGCAGGGCAAACCTTCCGGTGCTCGTCGGCGCCATGATCGCTGGGACCGTCGTCATCTACGCCGGCGGCATCGCCGGAATGATGATCGTTCTCGGACTCGGACCGGCGGAAGCGTTCGTAACCGGTGGAATCGTGTTCATCCCCGCCGAGGCGGTCAAAATCCTTGCTGCCATCGGCATCATTCGCAGCGACGATCTGGCCATCCCCGCATGA
- a CDS encoding carbon-nitrogen hydrolase family protein, with protein sequence MEPTVAVCQLELTDLATEANLTRVRKCVDSLEDDVDLAVFPEYTLTGFVADEPLETTALARESAPINSLRSIADHRNLALVVGFVEAAGDEFYNATAYIGPDGELTVYRKRHLWGTERSVLTPGSDLVTVETPIGTAGLLTCYDLNFVADSASLACEDVTALVVVGAWPAAYSENWRLLLRARALDGVRWAIGANRTGTSETGDSRSKRYGGRSLIARPDGGIHHALDRQERTFITDLDPTILTAQRELTGVFDE encoded by the coding sequence ATGGAACCGACTGTGGCGGTGTGCCAGCTGGAACTCACCGATCTGGCGACCGAGGCCAATCTCACACGCGTCCGGAAGTGCGTCGACTCCCTCGAGGACGACGTCGACCTCGCGGTGTTTCCCGAGTACACGCTCACTGGCTTCGTCGCCGACGAACCGCTCGAAACCACCGCACTCGCCCGAGAGAGTGCACCCATCAACAGCCTCCGATCGATCGCCGACCACCGGAATCTGGCGCTCGTCGTCGGCTTCGTTGAGGCCGCTGGCGACGAGTTCTACAACGCGACTGCGTACATCGGCCCGGATGGCGAACTGACTGTCTACAGAAAACGTCATCTCTGGGGAACTGAACGGAGCGTGCTTACTCCCGGCAGCGACCTGGTCACCGTCGAGACGCCGATCGGAACGGCCGGGTTGTTGACGTGCTACGATCTCAACTTCGTCGCCGACAGCGCGTCGCTCGCGTGCGAGGACGTTACGGCGCTGGTGGTCGTCGGGGCGTGGCCTGCTGCCTACAGCGAAAACTGGCGTCTCCTGCTTCGCGCTCGCGCACTCGATGGCGTTCGGTGGGCGATCGGGGCGAACCGAACGGGAACGAGCGAGACGGGTGACTCTCGCTCGAAGCGATACGGTGGCCGGTCGCTGATCGCCCGCCCCGACGGCGGAATCCACCACGCGCTCGATCGACAGGAACGGACGTTCATCACCGATCTCGATCCCACGATTCTCACCGCACAGCGCGAACTCACCGGCGTGTTTGACGAGTGA
- a CDS encoding DUF1508 domain-containing protein, with translation MVDEHEFDVRVPREDVAAALRQLAAGVVDGRVRLTADEGDVEVAIPEEIGLEVEFEGDDDEQELEIELEWPTAIVEEQDAADSDEALAVDDSVEGAVEDAAPPTDDEHAQSADADDATGNAALGDPDEPAVVAPPEKAPAPAARFEVFRDRAGEWRWRLVHRNGNIIATSGEGYTRERGARNGLRSVMRNAPLAEIVDAPDT, from the coding sequence ATGGTTGACGAACACGAGTTCGACGTTCGGGTGCCCCGCGAGGACGTGGCGGCCGCGCTCCGCCAGCTGGCAGCGGGCGTCGTCGACGGGCGAGTCCGACTGACAGCCGACGAGGGCGACGTGGAGGTAGCGATCCCCGAGGAGATCGGGTTGGAAGTCGAGTTCGAGGGCGACGACGACGAGCAGGAACTCGAGATCGAGTTGGAGTGGCCGACCGCGATCGTCGAGGAGCAAGACGCTGCCGACTCCGACGAGGCGCTCGCGGTGGACGACTCGGTAGAGGGGGCTGTCGAGGACGCTGCACCCCCAACGGACGACGAACACGCACAGTCGGCGGATGCCGACGACGCGACGGGGAACGCCGCCCTCGGCGATCCGGATGAGCCGGCGGTCGTCGCCCCACCGGAGAAGGCGCCGGCGCCCGCCGCCCGGTTCGAGGTGTTCCGGGACCGTGCCGGCGAGTGGCGCTGGCGCCTGGTCCACCGAAACGGGAACATCATCGCCACCAGCGGCGAGGGGTACACCCGCGAGCGCGGTGCCCGAAACGGACTCCGGAGCGTGATGCGCAACGCGCCGCTGGCGGAGATCGTCGACGCGCCGGACACCTGA
- a CDS encoding SDR family oxidoreductase encodes MRVLVAGAHGGVGQHVTRIAAEGGHAVDGMIRDDSQASRIEELGGEPVVADLTEEVDHAVRGQDAIVFAAGSGGEDVWGVDRDGAIRLMEQAEEHGVDRFVMLSSINADTPEESPEALQEYLQAKAEADEHLRKTDLTYTIVRPTTLSDEPGTGQIATAADLDRGDEVPREDVAAALVTALEIEATHGTSFDLTAGNEPIEEALEDPLTGG; translated from the coding sequence ATGCGCGTACTCGTCGCGGGAGCGCACGGCGGAGTCGGACAGCACGTCACACGGATCGCCGCCGAGGGCGGTCACGCAGTCGACGGGATGATCCGCGACGACTCGCAGGCGTCCCGGATCGAGGAGCTCGGCGGAGAGCCGGTGGTCGCGGATCTGACTGAGGAGGTCGACCACGCAGTTCGCGGCCAGGATGCGATCGTCTTCGCCGCCGGCTCCGGCGGGGAGGACGTCTGGGGCGTCGACCGCGACGGCGCGATCCGGTTGATGGAACAGGCCGAAGAGCACGGCGTCGACCGGTTCGTCATGCTGAGTTCGATCAACGCAGACACGCCGGAGGAAAGCCCCGAGGCGCTCCAGGAGTACCTGCAGGCGAAAGCCGAGGCCGACGAACACCTCCGAAAGACCGACCTGACGTACACGATCGTCCGGCCGACCACCCTCTCCGACGAGCCCGGGACAGGACAGATCGCGACCGCTGCCGACCTCGATCGAGGCGACGAGGTGCCGCGGGAGGACGTTGCCGCGGCGCTGGTCACCGCCCTCGAGATCGAGGCGACCCACGGGACGTCGTTCGACCTGACTGCTGGAAACGAGCCGATCGAGGAGGCGCTCGAGGATCCGTTGACCGGGGGCTGA
- a CDS encoding RsmB/NOP family class I SAM-dependent RNA methyltransferase yields the protein MEPLERYRPIVDDFEAFLAACERPLGSAVRVNTIKATAERAMATLEEGGVGYEQADWNPRVLTLDTDSPGSTWASFHGFTHGQEEVSAVPPVVLDPQPGERVWDCCAAPGGKATQLAALMDDRGLVVANDNNLGRLSALRFNAERLGATSLAVTNRDARTFSLNPFDFDAFDRTLVDAPCSCEGTIRKNPDALDNWSEGHISSVAGIQKGILRRAIQATREGGTVVYSTCTFAPEENEAVVQHALDEEDCRVVDFDLGLEHAPGLAEWGGETFDPSLEKAARIYPHHNDTGGFFVAKLEVTA from the coding sequence ATGGAGCCACTCGAGCGGTATCGGCCGATCGTCGACGACTTCGAGGCGTTTCTCGCGGCCTGCGAGCGCCCGCTCGGGTCGGCCGTCCGCGTGAACACGATCAAGGCGACCGCCGAGCGCGCGATGGCAACGCTCGAGGAGGGCGGCGTCGGCTACGAACAGGCCGACTGGAACCCCCGCGTGCTGACACTCGATACTGACTCTCCCGGCTCGACGTGGGCCTCGTTTCACGGCTTTACCCACGGCCAGGAGGAGGTCTCTGCCGTGCCGCCCGTGGTCCTCGACCCGCAGCCGGGCGAGCGCGTCTGGGACTGCTGTGCCGCCCCCGGCGGGAAGGCGACCCAGCTCGCGGCGCTGATGGACGACCGCGGCCTCGTCGTCGCCAACGACAACAATCTGGGCCGGCTCTCGGCACTGCGCTTCAACGCCGAGCGCCTGGGGGCGACGAGCCTCGCGGTGACGAACCGCGACGCGCGGACGTTCTCGCTCAATCCGTTCGACTTTGATGCCTTCGACCGCACACTCGTCGACGCCCCCTGCTCCTGCGAGGGGACGATCCGGAAGAACCCCGACGCGCTCGACAACTGGTCCGAGGGCCACATCTCTTCGGTCGCCGGCATCCAGAAAGGCATTCTGCGGCGGGCGATCCAGGCCACCCGCGAGGGCGGCACCGTCGTCTACTCGACGTGTACGTTCGCCCCGGAAGAGAACGAAGCCGTGGTCCAGCACGCACTGGACGAGGAAGACTGCCGCGTCGTCGACTTCGATCTCGGGCTCGAGCACGCACCCGGGCTCGCGGAGTGGGGCGGCGAAACGTTCGATCCGAGCCTCGAGAAGGCGGCCCGGATCTACCCCCACCACAACGATACCGGCGGCTTCTTCGTCGCGAAGCTGGAGGTGACCGCCTGA
- a CDS encoding aldo/keto reductase encodes MERDTATAIDAAACPLANGMPMLGLGTWKNTDPEQCAESVRFALESGYRHIDTAQIYENEAAVGDGIAAADVDREDIFLATKIWTSNLAPEDVLETARESLNRLGVEYVDLLYVHWPTGAYDPQETLAAFDQLYDEGLIEAVGVSNFEPEQLDVAVETCDAPILANQVELHPLLPQEELREACAAHDVEVVAYSPLAHGELFGEPTIGEIADKHGVSEAQVALAWLREKGITAIPKATSSEHIADNWASLSLDLESEDVAAIDAIDEIDRFNDPAMAPWN; translated from the coding sequence ATGGAACGCGACACTGCGACGGCGATTGACGCAGCGGCCTGTCCGCTGGCGAACGGGATGCCGATGCTCGGGCTCGGAACGTGGAAGAACACGGACCCCGAGCAGTGTGCCGAAAGCGTCCGTTTCGCCCTCGAGTCGGGCTATCGCCACATCGACACCGCCCAGATCTACGAGAACGAGGCCGCTGTCGGCGACGGGATCGCCGCCGCCGACGTCGACCGGGAGGACATCTTCTTGGCGACGAAGATCTGGACCTCAAATCTCGCACCCGAGGACGTCCTCGAGACGGCCCGTGAGAGCCTGAACCGACTCGGCGTCGAGTACGTCGACCTTCTGTACGTCCACTGGCCGACCGGCGCCTACGATCCCCAGGAGACGCTCGCGGCGTTCGACCAGCTCTACGACGAGGGACTGATCGAGGCAGTCGGCGTCAGCAACTTCGAACCCGAACAGCTCGACGTCGCTGTGGAGACGTGCGACGCGCCGATCCTCGCGAACCAGGTCGAGTTGCATCCGCTACTTCCCCAGGAAGAGCTTCGCGAGGCGTGTGCCGCCCACGACGTCGAGGTCGTCGCCTACTCGCCGCTTGCCCACGGTGAGCTCTTCGGCGAACCGACGATCGGTGAGATCGCAGACAAACACGGTGTCTCGGAAGCGCAGGTCGCTCTGGCCTGGCTCCGCGAGAAGGGGATCACCGCGATTCCGAAAGCCACCAGTTCCGAGCACATTGCGGACAACTGGGCCTCGCTCTCGCTCGACCTCGAGTCCGAGGACGTTGCCGCCATCGACGCTATCGACGAGATCGACCGATTCAACGATCCGGCGATGGCTCCCTGGAACTGA
- a CDS encoding M48 family metalloprotease, whose amino-acid sequence MALPLRIGAVLAVILAVNALFVLVLLWAYGVFLPAVVAGSVVFVQHGEFGADVLRLPVSLSTALALVAAFLLAQVYYGYRRVLSGTRGGGDRDHDVSRVVRRLAATVDVPEPDVRVVDSDVPSCYTVGRVTDATIVLTTGLIERLDAGELEAVLAHELAHIANRDVTLMTITTLFVEIADRAYRGARLARRAVFDRDTVSTEGRLAVRWFLPLVALTYVFVAPLLWAFPTIANWATRTLSHAREFAADDAAARITGDPLALATALLALEAESPTPETDLRAATIRALCVAPVEPVSGDEAVSVPDPRAAPAESDRRERVAAWLAGETPATTPDSGSDTHPPVDARIRRLQAIAAELEGRP is encoded by the coding sequence ATGGCCCTCCCGCTCCGCATCGGTGCCGTCCTCGCGGTCATCCTCGCTGTGAACGCCCTGTTCGTGCTCGTCCTGCTGTGGGCGTACGGCGTCTTCCTGCCGGCCGTCGTCGCCGGGAGCGTCGTCTTCGTCCAGCACGGCGAGTTCGGGGCAGACGTCCTCCGCCTGCCGGTCTCCCTGTCGACGGCGCTCGCCCTCGTCGCGGCCTTCCTCCTCGCGCAGGTGTACTACGGCTACCGGCGCGTGCTCTCGGGAACGCGCGGGGGCGGCGACCGGGATCACGACGTCTCCCGCGTCGTTCGCCGGCTGGCCGCGACCGTCGACGTCCCCGAGCCCGACGTTCGCGTCGTCGACTCGGACGTACCGAGCTGTTACACCGTCGGCCGGGTCACTGACGCGACGATCGTCCTGACGACCGGATTGATCGAGCGCCTCGACGCCGGCGAGCTCGAGGCCGTTCTCGCCCACGAGCTCGCCCACATCGCAAACCGCGACGTGACGCTGATGACCATCACGACGCTGTTCGTCGAGATCGCAGACCGCGCCTACCGCGGTGCGCGTCTCGCCCGTCGGGCCGTGTTCGACCGCGACACGGTGTCGACCGAGGGGCGCCTCGCGGTCCGCTGGTTTCTCCCGCTGGTCGCGCTGACGTACGTCTTCGTCGCACCGCTGCTCTGGGCGTTTCCGACGATCGCGAACTGGGCGACCCGAACCCTCTCTCACGCCCGCGAGTTCGCCGCTGACGACGCGGCCGCACGGATCACCGGCGATCCCCTCGCGCTCGCGACGGCGCTGCTGGCGCTCGAGGCGGAGTCACCGACGCCCGAGACGGACCTCCGGGCGGCCACGATCCGCGCCCTCTGTGTCGCCCCGGTCGAGCCGGTCAGCGGCGACGAGGCGGTGTCGGTACCCGACCCGAGAGCGGCGCCCGCGGAGTCGGATCGACGCGAGCGAGTCGCGGCCTGGCTCGCGGGCGAGACGCCGGCGACCACTCCCGATAGCGGCTCCGACACGCACCCGCCCGTCGACGCCCGGATCCGCCGGCTGCAGGCGATCGCCGCCGAACTGGAGGGGCGGCCGTGA
- a CDS encoding DUF4129 domain-containing protein, translating to MTDGRRIAVALGCVVCLLLVATALPAADPRIPSPGSSEGDPAAGEWDAIDATPAWDLEPTDDEREAESDDDRMISVDGPVEAGGEVLVTVDSASSFFESLAVEVNDEPAGETDQGNLQVDVPYAEEMTVRVPEENLSRTFDVETDATIETGDGAAPNAEFDLSATVGSTPLSGAAVSLDGEPVTRTDDEGDATVTLPERTGPADLRVERGPVEETHTVEIAEPTVAFVSPLLFPGSPAPVQVSADGAGVADATVSVEGGGSATTDDDGRAYVWLPIDDEATVTATVGEEPATATAGNLYLRLAALVVFVPGIGYGLAVTYVRLAARREGRRGVFDGRTLALAGLLAGLSDAVRGTLRRPTLPASPSELLGRFWISSLPRLAVPRPTFRPPRIGSLLPSIGAAMGSLSVLASLRGTTERSDDLPGRSWSAADDEDDEPVDGDGSAAPSTEPLTPHGPRAEIRAAWHAFLDRLGVTDRETMTPGQAARRATADGFPGDRVERLVAIFRDVEYGGRDPSVEQAAQAHETASELADADEDEEGSP from the coding sequence GTGACCGACGGCCGACGGATCGCGGTCGCTCTCGGCTGCGTCGTCTGTCTCCTGCTCGTCGCGACCGCGCTCCCCGCGGCCGATCCGCGGATCCCCTCGCCGGGCAGTTCCGAGGGCGACCCCGCGGCCGGCGAGTGGGACGCCATCGACGCGACGCCGGCGTGGGACCTCGAACCGACCGACGACGAGCGCGAGGCGGAGAGTGACGACGATCGGATGATCTCCGTCGACGGTCCCGTCGAGGCGGGCGGCGAGGTGCTGGTCACCGTCGACTCCGCTAGCAGCTTCTTCGAGAGCCTGGCTGTCGAGGTGAACGACGAACCCGCCGGAGAGACCGACCAGGGGAACCTCCAGGTCGACGTTCCCTACGCCGAGGAGATGACCGTCCGCGTTCCCGAAGAGAACCTCTCGCGGACGTTCGACGTCGAGACTGACGCGACGATCGAGACCGGCGACGGCGCCGCCCCGAACGCCGAGTTCGACCTCTCCGCGACGGTCGGCTCGACGCCGCTGTCGGGCGCGGCGGTCTCGCTCGATGGCGAGCCGGTCACGAGGACCGACGACGAGGGCGACGCGACGGTGACGCTTCCGGAGAGAACCGGACCAGCCGACCTCCGCGTCGAGCGGGGACCGGTCGAGGAGACGCACACCGTCGAGATTGCCGAGCCGACCGTCGCGTTCGTCTCGCCGCTACTGTTCCCGGGCTCGCCGGCTCCGGTCCAGGTGTCGGCCGACGGGGCCGGCGTTGCGGACGCGACGGTTTCGGTCGAGGGCGGCGGCTCCGCGACGACCGACGATGACGGGCGGGCGTACGTGTGGCTCCCGATCGACGACGAGGCGACGGTCACGGCGACGGTCGGCGAGGAACCCGCGACGGCCACCGCCGGCAACCTCTACCTCAGGCTCGCGGCGCTGGTCGTGTTCGTTCCGGGGATCGGCTACGGGCTGGCTGTAACGTACGTCCGACTCGCCGCCCGTCGCGAGGGGCGTCGGGGTGTGTTCGACGGTCGGACGCTCGCGCTTGCGGGGCTCCTCGCCGGGCTGTCGGACGCCGTCAGGGGGACGCTCCGGAGGCCGACGCTCCCTGCCTCGCCGTCCGAACTGCTCGGGCGCTTTTGGATCTCCTCTCTGCCACGGCTTGCGGTTCCCCGCCCCACATTCCGGCCGCCGCGCATCGGATCGCTCCTCCCGTCGATCGGGGCCGCGATGGGATCGCTGTCCGTGCTCGCCTCGCTCCGCGGGACGACCGAGCGCTCCGACGATCTGCCCGGCCGGAGCTGGTCCGCGGCCGACGACGAGGACGACGAACCGGTCGACGGCGACGGATCCGCGGCGCCGTCGACCGAGCCGCTGACCCCGCACGGCCCCCGCGCCGAGATCCGCGCGGCCTGGCACGCGTTTCTCGACCGCCTCGGAGTCACAGACCGCGAGACGATGACGCCGGGGCAGGCGGCCAGGCGGGCGACCGCCGACGGCTTCCCGGGCGACCGCGTCGAACGGCTGGTCGCGATCTTCCGGGACGTCGAGTACGGCGGCCGGGATCCCTCCGTCGAGCAGGCCGCACAGGCCCACGAGACGGCGTCCGAACTGGCTGACGCGGATGAGGACGAGGAGGGATCGCCGTGA